A single window of Anomaloglossus baeobatrachus isolate aAnoBae1 chromosome 5, aAnoBae1.hap1, whole genome shotgun sequence DNA harbors:
- the TRAPPC5 gene encoding trafficking protein particle complex subunit 5, producing MDSRFSRGKSTILERSLARPKTEVSLSAFALLFSEIVQYCQNRVYSVSELQAKLSELGQQVGCRILDPLVMREKNGKRETKVISALLFIKVVAWKALFGKEADKLEQANDDDKTYYIIEKDPLINAYISVPKENSTLNCASFTAGIVESLLTCSGFPAKVTAHWHKGTTLMIKFDESVIARDKALDGR from the coding sequence ATGGACTCCCGTTTTAGTCGTGGGAAATCTACCATTTTAGAGCGGTCACTTGCTAGGCCAAAGACTGAGGTGAGCCTTAGTGCATTTGCTCTTCTGTTTTCCGAAATAGTCCAGTACTGCCAAAACCGTGTCTATTCTGTTTCTGAGCTCCAAGCAAAACTCTCTGAACTTGGGCAGCAAGTTGGATGTCGCATCCTCGATCCCCTGGTGATGAGAGAGAAGAATGGAAAACGAGAGACCAAAGTCATTAGTGCACTACTTTTCATAAAGGTTGTTGCATGGAAAGCTCTTTTCGGGAAAGAAGCAGACAAGCTGGAGCAAGCGAATGATGATGACAAAACCTACTACATTATCGAAAAGGATCCTCTTATCAATGCGTACATATCTGTACCGAAGGAAAACAGTACTCTAAACTGTGCATCTTTCACGGCTGGCATTGTAGAGTCTCTATTAACCTGTAGTGGATTTCCAGCAAAAGTAACTGCCCATTGGCACAAAGGAACCACTCTTATGATTAAATTTGATGAGTCTGTCATTGCTCGGGACAAGGCACTGGATGGACGCTAG